The proteins below come from a single Theropithecus gelada isolate Dixy unplaced genomic scaffold, Tgel_1.0 HiC_scaffold_2209, whole genome shotgun sequence genomic window:
- the LOC112617519 gene encoding putative speedy protein E7, which yields MEEDSETPKQNIIYFLYRKNRSQIPWFRKRRFQFFRSMRWRARKTRSPKALFHKLRFQFFRSMRFRAWVSLEELEEIQAYDPGHWVWARDRATFLRAPGTMKA from the exons ATGGAGGAGGACAGCGAGACCCCCAAACAAAACATCATCTACTTCCTGTACAGGAAGAACCGCTCTCAGATACCCTGGTTCCGTAAGCGTCGGTTCCAGTTCTTCCGTTCCATGCGCTGGAGGGCCAGGAAGACCCGCTCTCCGAAGGCCTTGTTCCATAAGCTTCGGTTCCAGTTCTTCCGTTCCATGCGCTTCAGGGCCTGGGTTTCCCTGGAGGAGTtggaggag ATCCAGGCTTACGACCCAGGGCACTGGGTGTGGGCGCGAGATCGTGCCACCTTTCTTAGAGCTCCAGGGACCATGAAGGCCTGA